Below is a genomic region from Catenuloplanes atrovinosus.
CGGTCTGCGGGCCGGACGCGACCGAGCGCCTGTTCCACTTCTCCGAGCTGGGCGCGCGGTTCGTGGCGGTGGAGATCCCGGCCAACCCGGCGCCGTCGGACGCGCGCGCGGTCAGCGCGCTGCGCACCGCGCTCGCCGCCCCGGACGTCGACGTGGTGCACGCGCACGGCCTGCGCGCCGGGTTCGTCGCCACGCTCGCCCGCCCCCGCCAGCCGCTCGTGGTCACCTGGCACAACGCCATGCTCGCCGGCGGCCTGCGCGGGCGCGTCGCCCAGTTGCTGGAGCGCGCGGTCGCGGCCGCGGCCCGGATCACGCTCGGCGCCTCCGAGGACCTGGTCGAGCGCGCCCGCGCGGTCGGCGCGCGGGACGCCCGGCTCGGCCCGGTGGCCGCGCCCTCGCTCGGCCCGGCCAGGCGCACCCGCGCGGCCGTGCGCGCCGAGTTCGGCGTCGGGCCGGAGACGCCGGTGATCCTCTCCGTCGGCCGGCTGCACCCGCAGAAGCGGTACGACATCCTGGTCGCCGCGGCCGGACGCTGGCGCGAGCGCCGCCCCACGCCGGTCGTGCTGATCGCCGGCACCGGCCCCAGCTACCTGCCGCTGGCCGCCAGCATCTCCGCCGCGCACGCGCCGGTCACGCTGCTCGGCCACCGCACCGACGTCGCCGACCTGCTGGCCGGCGCGGACCTCGCGGTCGTCACCAGCGACTGGGAGGCGCGCCAGCTCTTCGCGCAGGAGGCGCTGCAGGCCGGCCTGCCGCTGGTCGCGACCGCGGTCGGCGGCCTGCCCGGCCTGGTCGGCGACGCCGCGGTGCTGGTCCCGGCCGGTGACGTGGACGCGGTCGACGCCGCGGTCCGCCGCCTGCTGGACGACCCGGAGCTGCGCGCCGACCTGAGCACCCGGGCCCGCACGCACGCCGCGGCGTGGCCCACCGAGGCGGACACCGTCGCGGCGGTGCGCGCGGTCTACGCGGAGCTGGTCCCGGAGCCGGCGCGGGGAGACCGCGAGGATCACGGCTGATGCCGCGCCGCGTCACACCGTGGCTGGTCGTGCTGGCCGTGGTGATCGGCAGCATGGTCGCGCTCAGCGTGCGGCCGGTCGCCGCCACCGTGGACACCGACGCCGACTACGTGATCGTGGTGGGCGTGCCCGGTCTGCGCTGGGACGATCTGGACCCGGCCGGCACGCCCGCGCTGTGGGCACTGGCGGAGCGCGGCGCGATCGGCGCGCTGTCGGTCCGGTCGGTCGCGGAGCCGACCTGCCCGGCCGACGGCTGGCTCACGCTCGGCGCCGGCAACTACGCGGCCTGGGGCGAGCCGCCGGCGGACCCGCGGTCGTGCGCGCCGGTGGACGTGACGATAGAGGAGCCGGACGGCATCGGGGCGAATCTGCCGGGCCAGCCGGCCGCGGTCGAGTACAACGCGCGCCAGCCGTGGGGCACGGTGCCGGGCGCGCTCGCCGAGTCGGTGCGCTGCACCACCGCGGTCGGCCCGGGCGCGGCGATCGCGGCGGCCCGCCCGTTCGGCCGGGTCGACCGCTACGAGGCGACGCTGCCGGCCGACCCGGCGACCGCGCTGTCCCGGTGCGTGCTCAGCATCGTGGACGCGGGCACGGTGCAGGGCGCCGGCGCGCGGCGCGCCGCGGCGGTGCGGGCCGCGGACGACGTCCTCGGCCGGGTGCTCGCGGCCCGGCCGGACCGGTCGCTGGTGCTGGTCGCGGGCCTGTCCGACACCGGGGCGGAGCAGCGGCTGCACGTGGCGATCGCGGACGGCCCCGGCTGGGACCGGTCCTGGATGACCTCGGCCAGCACCGCCCGGGACGGGTACGTGGCACTGGTCGACCTGGCACCCACCGCGCTGACCGCGCTCGGCCGGGAGCTGCCGGCCGGGCGGTTCGACGGGCACGCGGCCACCGCCGCGGGCGGCCGTCCCGCCGCGCTGGCGGAGGCGATCACGCGGCCGTCGGACGCGGACCGGGAGGCGCGCGCCCAGGGGCGTACCTCCGCGTGGTTCTTCGGCATCCTGACCGCCGCGCAACTCGCGCTGTACGCGCTGCTGGTGCCGGTGCTGCGCCGCACGTACGCGCACAGCGGGCCGCCCGGGCCGCCGCTGCCGCCGCGCTGGCTGACCGACGGCGCGGAACTGGCGCTGATCGCGGCCGCGCTGGCCACCCCGGCCGCGCTGGTCGCGGACCTGGCGCCGTGGTGGCGGGCGAGCCACCCGACGATGGTGTTCGCGGCCGTGACGATCGTGCTGACGCTGGCCGGCACGCTGGCGGTACGGCTGGCCCGCCGCTACCGATCCACGCTGTTCCCGCTCGGCACCGTGGCCGCCGCGTCCGCCGTGGTCGTGGTCGCGGACGTGCTCTCCGGCTCGACGTTGCAGCTCAACGGCGTCGCCGGCTACTCCACACTGGCCGGTGGCCGGTACGCCGGGATCGGCACGGCCGGGCTCGGCGTACTGACCGCGGGCGTGCTGCTCGCCGCCGCCGCGCTCGGCCAGCTGATGCGCCCGCTCCGCCCGCTGCTCATGGTGGTGCTCGGCGGCGCGGCCGTGATGGTGGTCGGCAGCCCGTTCCTCGGTGCGCACGCGATCGGCGCGGTGGCGCTCACCGCCGGCGTCTGCGTGGCGACCGCGCTCTGCACCGGCGGCTGGATCGGCTTCGGCCGGGTCGCCGCCACGACCGCGGCCGGCGTGGTGGTCACGCTCGGCTTCGCGCTGCTGGACGTGCGGCGGCCCGAGGCGGAGCGCGGCAGCCTTGGCCGGATTCTCGCGTCGCTGGCGGACGGCACCAGCGGCATCGCGGTGCAGCGCGCCACCGGGTCGAACGTGGCGGCGCTGGTCAGTCCGCTCACCGTGCTGACGCTGGCGGTGGCCGCGCTGGCCTGGTTCGTGCTGCTGCGGCCGTGGGGCGGGCTGAAGCGGCTGTTCGGGCTCACTCCCGCGGTCCGCGCCGCGCTGGCCGGCACCTCGGTGACCACGATCGCGGCCGGCGTGCTGGGCGGGTCCGCGCTGCACGTGGCCGGCGCGGCGGCGGCGGTGGCGGGCCCGCTGGCGGCGCTGACCGCGCTGCGCGTGCTCGGCCACGCGGCGGACCGCACGCGCCCGCCGGTCGCGCCGCTGATCGAGGCGCCGCCGGAGGATGTGAGTCGCGGCACGCATGCCACGGCCACGCGCAGTGACCACCCGGGCGAGTGAAAGTACGTACCGCCGGATGGTTGTGATCTTCCGGGTTCGGCCGGCCCGGCCGGGGATCGAGGGGACGCGGTCGGGGGCGAGCGGCCGGGGCGCTGCGCGCTGCGGCGCGGGCGGATGGTGTTACCGTGGAATCCCGTGGATCGCGTGATCACGACAGCCGTGTTAACTTCCGCTGACGTTTCGGTCAGTCGGGGCGAGATCGGGCTCGAGGGCGTCGCGCCGGTTCGTATTGGCAGCCAGACGACCACGGGAGCAGGCCTTGAGCCCTTCGACGCAGACCAGGCACATCTTTGTCACGGGGGGCGTCGCCTCCTCACTCGGTAAGGGGCTCACCGCCGCCAGCCTGGGCAATCTGCTGACCGCGCGCGGCCTGCGGGTCGTCATGCAGAAACTGGACCCCTACCTCAACGTCGACCCCGGCACGATGAACCCGTTCCAGCACGGCGAGGTCTTCGTGACCGAGGACGGCGCGGAGACGGACCTGGACGTCGGCCACTACGAGCGGTTCCTGGACCGGCCGCTGTCCGCGAAGGCGAACGTCACCACCGGCCAGGTCTACTCCGCGGTGATCGCCAAGGAGCGGCGCGGCGAGTACCTCGGCGACACCGTGCAGGTCATCCCGCACGTGACGAACGAGATCAAGGAGCGCATCTTCGCGATGGCCGACCCGGACGAGGACGGCCGCGTCCCGGACGTGGTCATCACCGAGGTCGGCGGCACGGTCGGTGACATGGAGTCGCTGCCGTTCCTGGAGGCGATCCGGCAGGTCCGGCACGAGGTCGGCCGCGATCGCTGTTTCTACCTGCACGTCTCGCTGGTGCCGTACCTGGCGCCGTCCGGCGAGCTGAAGACCAAGCCGACCCAGCACTCGGTGGCCGCGCTGCGCAACATCGGCATCCAGCCGGACGCGCTGGTCTGCCGGTCCGACCGGGAGATCCCGGAGAAGCTGAAGGTCAAGCTGTCGCTCTACTGCGACGTCGACCGTGAGGCCGTGGTGGCCTGCCCGGACGCGCCGAGCATCTACGACATCCCGAAGGTGCTGCACTCCGAGGGCCTGGACGCGTACGTGGTGCGCCGGCTCGGGCTGTCCTTCCGGGACGTGCACTGGAGCGCCTGGGACGACCTGCTCGGCCGCGTGCACCAGCCGTCCGGTGAGATCACCATCGCGCTGGTCGGCAAGTACGTGGACCTGCCGGACGCGTACCTGTCGGTGACCGAGGCGATCCGCGCTGCCGCGTTCGGCCACCGGGTCAAGGCGAACCTCCGCTGGGTGCCGAGCGACTCCTGCGAGACCCCGGCCGGCGCCGCCGCCGCGCTCGCCGGCGTGGACGGCATCGTGATCCCGGGCGGCTTCGGCGTCCGCGGTATCGAGGGCAAGATCGGCACGGCCACGTTCGCCCGGGAGAACCGGATTCCGGTGCTCGGGCTCTGCCTCGGCCTGCAGTGCATGACCATCGAGGTGGCGCGCAATCTGGCCGGGCTGGACGGGGCGAACTCACTGGAGTTCGAGGAGACCGTGACCCACCCGGTGATCTCCACGATGGCGGACCAGCAGGACATCGTGGCCGGCAAGGGCGACCTGGGCGGCACCATGCGGCTGGGTGCGTACCCGGCCGCGCTGACGCCGGGCTCGATCGTCGAGGAGGCGTACGGCGCGCCGGAGATTTCCGAGCGGCACCGCCACCGGTACGAGGTCAACAACGACTACCGGGACCGGCTCTCCGCCGCCGGCCTGCGCTTCTCCGGCACCTCGCCGGACGGCCGGCTGGTCGAGTTCATCGAGCTGGACCGCGAGGTGCATCCGTTCTTCGTGGCCACCCAGGCGCACCCGGAGCTGAAGAGCCGGCCGACCCGGCCGCATCCGCTGTTCGCCGCGTTCGTCGGTGCGGCCGTGCGGTTCCACAAGGCGGACGAGCTGCCGCTGGAGATCCCGGCCCCGGCCGCCCCGGGCGAGACCGCCGAGGACGGGACGCCGGCGCCGCGCGGTGGCAAGCGCCGGGTCGGGGCCGCGAAGTGACCGGCTTCGCGCACTCGGTGATCAGCCGCACCGAGCGGTACAGCGGGCGGGTGTTCACCGTGGTCACCGACCGGGTCACCATGCCCGGCGGTGGCGCGGCGGACCGCGACTACCTGCGGCACGTCGGCGCGGTCGGCGTGGTCGCGCTGGACGACGAGGGCCGGATCGTGCTGATCGGGCAGTACCGGCACGCGGTCGGCCGCCGGCTCTGGGAGCTGCCGGCCGGACTGCGCGACGTGCAGGGCGAGGAACTGGCCACGGGCGCGCTGCGCGAGCTGGCCGAGGAGGCGGACCTGCGGGCCGGCCGGATCGACGTGCTGATCGACCTGCACACGTCGCCCGGCTTCACCAACGAGCAGATCCGGATCTTCCTGGCCCGCGACCTGTCGCCGGTGCCCGAGCCCGAGCGGCACGACCGTACGGACGAGGAGGCCGACATCGAGCTGCGCCGGGTGCCGCTGGACGAGGCGGTGGCGATGGTCTTCGCCGGCGACATCACCAACGCGGCCGCGGTCGCCGGCGTGCTGGCCGCGGCCCGGGCCCGCGACCTGGACTGGGCGCCGCTGCGACCGAGCGACGCTCCGACACCTGCCTGAAACAAGATATGCCGATGGCCGACGTTTCCGTGGAAACGTCGGCCATGGCGTGTTATGGCTTCATGATCTAAGGTGCGCACAGTGGGGCGCGCGTTTCGCCCTACACTGCGGTCAACGCGTGAAAGGGTCATCGACGTGAAGGTCGGCATTCCCCGCGAGGTCAAGAACAACGAGTTCCGGGTCGCGATCACACCGGCCGGCGTACACGAGCTCACCCGCCACGGCCACGAGGTGTTCGTCGAGGCCGGCGCCGGTCTCGGCTCGTCCATCACCGACGAGGAGTACACGTCCGCCGGCGGCACCATCCTGTCCTCCGCGGACGAGGTCTGGGGCGCGGCGGAGCTGGTGCTCAAGGTCAAGGAGCCGATCGCGGAGGAGTACCACCGCATGCGCGAGGGGCAGGTGCTCTTCACCTACCTGC
It encodes:
- a CDS encoding glycosyltransferase family 4 protein, which translates into the protein MTAGDWAGGVALVLATSTGGVGQHVASLVRGLTAAGITVTVCGPDATERLFHFSELGARFVAVEIPANPAPSDARAVSALRTALAAPDVDVVHAHGLRAGFVATLARPRQPLVVTWHNAMLAGGLRGRVAQLLERAVAAAARITLGASEDLVERARAVGARDARLGPVAAPSLGPARRTRAAVRAEFGVGPETPVILSVGRLHPQKRYDILVAAAGRWRERRPTPVVLIAGTGPSYLPLAASISAAHAPVTLLGHRTDVADLLAGADLAVVTSDWEARQLFAQEALQAGLPLVATAVGGLPGLVGDAAVLVPAGDVDAVDAAVRRLLDDPELRADLSTRARTHAAAWPTEADTVAAVRAVYAELVPEPARGDREDHG
- a CDS encoding CTP synthase; the protein is MSPSTQTRHIFVTGGVASSLGKGLTAASLGNLLTARGLRVVMQKLDPYLNVDPGTMNPFQHGEVFVTEDGAETDLDVGHYERFLDRPLSAKANVTTGQVYSAVIAKERRGEYLGDTVQVIPHVTNEIKERIFAMADPDEDGRVPDVVITEVGGTVGDMESLPFLEAIRQVRHEVGRDRCFYLHVSLVPYLAPSGELKTKPTQHSVAALRNIGIQPDALVCRSDREIPEKLKVKLSLYCDVDREAVVACPDAPSIYDIPKVLHSEGLDAYVVRRLGLSFRDVHWSAWDDLLGRVHQPSGEITIALVGKYVDLPDAYLSVTEAIRAAAFGHRVKANLRWVPSDSCETPAGAAAALAGVDGIVIPGGFGVRGIEGKIGTATFARENRIPVLGLCLGLQCMTIEVARNLAGLDGANSLEFEETVTHPVISTMADQQDIVAGKGDLGGTMRLGAYPAALTPGSIVEEAYGAPEISERHRHRYEVNNDYRDRLSAAGLRFSGTSPDGRLVEFIELDREVHPFFVATQAHPELKSRPTRPHPLFAAFVGAAVRFHKADELPLEIPAPAAPGETAEDGTPAPRGGKRRVGAAK
- a CDS encoding NUDIX hydrolase, encoding MTGFAHSVISRTERYSGRVFTVVTDRVTMPGGGAADRDYLRHVGAVGVVALDDEGRIVLIGQYRHAVGRRLWELPAGLRDVQGEELATGALRELAEEADLRAGRIDVLIDLHTSPGFTNEQIRIFLARDLSPVPEPERHDRTDEEADIELRRVPLDEAVAMVFAGDITNAAAVAGVLAAARARDLDWAPLRPSDAPTPA